A single region of the Actinomycetes bacterium genome encodes:
- the thrC gene encoding threonine synthase translates to MGTRTQLWRGVIEEYRDRLPVDEGTPVITLLEGGTPLVPAAALSQLTGCSVHLKVEGANPTGSFKDRGMTVAISKAVEDGAQAVICASTGNTSASAAAYAVRAGVVCAVLVPQGNIAMGKLSQAVAHGARILQVDGNFDACLTLARDLADSYPVALVNSVNPARIEGQKTAAFEVVDALGDAPDIHCLPVGNAGNITAYWRGYTEYAATGPAGRRPRMWGFQAAGAAPIVLGAPVAQPQTIATAIRIGNPASWAQALVARDESGGVIDSVTDDQILAAHKLLAAREGVFVEPASAAGVAGLLQAHERGLLDPGQTVVCTVTGHGLKDPDWALSGGAQPQTVPVDAAAAAVLLDLAG, encoded by the coding sequence ATGGGGACCCGGACCCAGCTGTGGCGCGGGGTGATCGAGGAGTACCGCGACCGGCTGCCGGTCGACGAGGGCACTCCGGTCATCACCCTGCTCGAGGGTGGGACGCCGCTGGTCCCGGCCGCCGCGCTGAGCCAGCTGACCGGCTGCTCGGTGCACCTGAAGGTCGAGGGGGCCAACCCGACCGGATCGTTCAAGGACCGCGGCATGACCGTGGCGATCTCCAAGGCGGTCGAGGACGGGGCCCAGGCGGTCATCTGCGCCTCGACCGGCAACACCAGCGCGTCCGCGGCGGCCTATGCCGTGCGGGCCGGCGTGGTGTGCGCGGTCCTGGTCCCGCAGGGCAACATCGCGATGGGCAAGCTGTCCCAGGCGGTGGCGCACGGCGCGCGGATCCTCCAGGTGGACGGCAACTTCGACGCCTGCCTGACCCTGGCCCGCGACCTCGCCGACTCCTACCCGGTGGCGCTGGTCAACAGCGTGAACCCGGCCCGGATCGAGGGGCAGAAGACGGCCGCCTTTGAGGTCGTGGACGCGCTCGGCGACGCCCCGGACATCCACTGCCTGCCGGTCGGCAACGCCGGCAACATCACCGCCTATTGGCGCGGCTACACCGAGTACGCGGCCACCGGGCCGGCCGGCCGGCGGCCCCGGATGTGGGGGTTCCAGGCGGCGGGCGCGGCGCCGATCGTCCTCGGCGCACCGGTGGCCCAGCCGCAGACCATCGCCACGGCCATCCGGATTGGCAACCCCGCCTCCTGGGCGCAAGCCCTGGTGGCCCGGGACGAGTCCGGCGGCGTCATCGACTCCGTCACCGACGACCAGATCCTGGCGGCCCACAAGCTGCTGGCCGCGAGGGAGGGCGTCTTCGTAGAACCGGCGTCCGCAGCCGGCGTGGCCGGCCTGCTCCAGGCGCACGAGCGCGGGCTGCTCGACCCGGGGCAGACCGTGGTGTGCACCGTCACGGGGCACGGGCTGAAGGACCCGGACTGGGCGTTGTCCGGAGGCGCGCAGCCGCAGACGGTCCCGGTGGACGCTGCTGCCGCAGCCGTACTCCTCGACCTGGCCGGTTGA
- the rho gene encoding transcription termination factor Rho: protein MTSDVDARPADQANGTESHPASASDATANGTTKARRRPAGMSGMVLSELQELASSLGISGTGRMRKGQLIEAITAAQSGGSAPTTPAAAAPAARTAPRTQPEERTEVAAPSAAAPETPSEAPASAPASAPAAPAAEAAPQGRERAPRGERRTERTSSQQGDRQPQGDRQPQSGAPAQQSGAPAQQNRYDEDSDGDRGRRRRRGRNRDRRPRERERFGVEAEPVVGEDDVLVPVAGILDILDNYAFIRTTGYLPGPNDVYVSLAQVRRYNLRKGDAVTGAVKQQREGERREKFNALVRLDTINGADPEESRSRVDFNKLTPLYPQERLRLESDPGNLTTRVIDLVAPIGKGQRGLIVSPPKAGKTMVLQSIANAITKNNPEVHLMVVLVDERPEEVTDMQRTVKGEVIASTFDRPAEDHTTVAELAIERAKRLVELGHDVVVLLDSMTRLGRAYNLAAPASGRILSGGVDSSALYPPKRFFGAARNIEHGGSLTVLATALVETGSKMDEVIFEEFKGTGNMELKLDRRLADKRIFPAVDVDSSGTRKEELLLAPEELKITWGLRRVLHALDSQQAIELLLNKLRETSSNYEFLLQVQKTTHQAGNGSSKD from the coding sequence ATCACCAGCGACGTCGACGCCCGTCCGGCCGACCAGGCCAACGGCACCGAGTCGCACCCCGCGTCCGCATCGGACGCAACCGCCAACGGCACCACCAAGGCTCGCCGCCGCCCGGCCGGGATGTCCGGCATGGTGCTGTCCGAGCTGCAGGAGCTGGCCTCCTCGCTCGGCATCAGTGGCACCGGCCGGATGCGCAAGGGGCAGCTGATCGAGGCGATCACCGCGGCCCAGTCCGGCGGCTCCGCGCCCACCACGCCGGCGGCCGCGGCCCCGGCAGCGCGGACTGCTCCGCGGACGCAGCCCGAGGAGCGCACCGAGGTAGCCGCTCCGAGTGCGGCTGCCCCCGAGACGCCGTCCGAGGCACCCGCGAGCGCGCCCGCGAGCGCGCCCGCGGCACCGGCCGCCGAGGCGGCGCCCCAGGGCCGCGAGCGCGCGCCGCGCGGCGAGCGCCGGACCGAGCGCACGTCGTCCCAGCAGGGCGACCGCCAGCCGCAGGGGGACCGCCAGCCGCAGAGTGGCGCACCCGCCCAGCAGAGTGGCGCACCCGCCCAGCAGAACCGCTACGACGAGGACAGCGACGGCGACCGCGGCCGTCGTCGGCGCCGTGGCCGCAACCGGGACCGTCGGCCGCGCGAGCGCGAGCGCTTCGGGGTCGAGGCCGAGCCGGTCGTCGGTGAGGACGACGTCCTCGTGCCGGTTGCCGGGATCCTCGACATCCTGGACAACTACGCGTTCATCCGCACCACCGGATACCTGCCCGGCCCCAACGACGTGTACGTCTCGCTCGCCCAGGTGCGCCGGTACAACCTGCGCAAGGGCGACGCCGTCACCGGCGCGGTCAAGCAGCAGCGGGAGGGCGAGCGCCGGGAGAAGTTCAACGCGCTGGTCCGGCTGGACACCATCAACGGGGCCGACCCCGAGGAGTCCCGCAGCCGGGTCGACTTCAACAAGCTGACTCCGCTGTACCCGCAGGAGCGGCTGCGCCTGGAGAGCGACCCGGGCAACCTGACCACCCGGGTCATCGACCTGGTCGCGCCGATCGGCAAGGGCCAGCGTGGCCTGATCGTCTCGCCGCCCAAGGCCGGCAAGACGATGGTGCTGCAGTCGATCGCGAACGCGATCACCAAGAACAACCCCGAGGTGCACCTCATGGTCGTGCTCGTCGACGAGCGCCCCGAAGAGGTCACCGACATGCAGCGCACGGTCAAGGGCGAGGTCATCGCCTCGACCTTCGACCGTCCGGCCGAGGACCACACGACCGTCGCGGAGCTCGCCATCGAGCGGGCCAAGCGGCTGGTCGAGTTGGGGCACGACGTCGTGGTCCTGCTCGACTCGATGACCCGGCTCGGCCGGGCCTACAACCTGGCTGCTCCGGCGTCCGGCCGGATCCTCTCCGGCGGCGTCGACTCCAGCGCGCTGTACCCGCCCAAGCGCTTCTTCGGTGCCGCGCGCAACATCGAGCACGGCGGGTCGCTGACCGTCCTGGCCACCGCTCTGGTCGAGACCGGCTCGAAGATGGACGAGGTCATCTTCGAGGAGTTCAAGGGCACCGGGAACATGGAGCTCAAGCTCGACCGGCGACTCGCGGACAAGCGGATCTTCCCGGCGGTGGACGTCGACTCCTCCGGCACCCGCAAGGAGGAGCTGCTGCTCGCCCCTGAGGAGCTCAAGATCACCTGGGGGCTGCGCCGGGTGCTGCACGCACTGGACTCCCAGCAGGCGATCGAGCTGCTGCTCAACAAGCTGCGTGAGACGTCCAGCAACTACGAGTTCCTGCTGCAGGTGCAGAAGA
- the thrB gene encoding homoserine kinase, with protein MRGVTFRRGPVRVRVPATSANLGPGFDACGLALALYDDVVVQATDSGLQVDVDGEGAAAVPRTEKHLVVQAVRAGLTALGGQPDGLTLSCTNRIPHGRGLGSSAAAIVAGLVAARAMVVGGQEPLDDEALLQLANRMEGHPDNVAACLHGAYTVAWTGEDAVAHARRLDVGPGLVPVAFVPPTQVRTSKARRLLPSTVPFADAALDAGRAALLTAAITADPVDLEVLLAATEDRLHQPYRAAAMSRSAALVARLRADGVAAVISGAGPTVLALSDQADAARVAGLSVRGFSVRVLGIDRLGARVLRMRSVPR; from the coding sequence ATGCGCGGGGTCACCTTCCGCCGCGGACCGGTGCGGGTACGGGTCCCCGCGACCAGCGCCAACCTCGGGCCGGGCTTTGACGCCTGCGGGCTGGCGCTGGCGCTGTACGACGACGTCGTCGTGCAGGCTACCGACTCCGGGTTGCAGGTGGACGTCGACGGTGAGGGCGCCGCGGCTGTGCCGCGCACCGAGAAGCACCTGGTCGTGCAGGCCGTGCGGGCCGGGCTCACCGCACTGGGTGGCCAGCCCGACGGCCTTACGCTGAGCTGCACCAACCGGATCCCGCACGGGCGCGGACTGGGGTCCAGCGCCGCGGCCATCGTTGCCGGCCTGGTGGCGGCCAGGGCCATGGTCGTCGGCGGTCAGGAGCCGCTGGACGACGAGGCGCTGCTGCAGCTGGCCAACCGGATGGAGGGTCACCCAGACAACGTGGCCGCGTGTCTGCACGGCGCGTACACCGTGGCCTGGACGGGGGAGGACGCGGTGGCACACGCCCGCCGGCTGGACGTCGGGCCGGGACTGGTCCCGGTGGCCTTCGTGCCGCCCACCCAGGTCCGCACGTCGAAGGCCCGTCGGCTGCTGCCCAGCACCGTGCCGTTCGCCGACGCGGCCCTCGACGCCGGACGCGCCGCGCTGCTCACCGCGGCGATCACCGCGGACCCGGTCGACCTCGAGGTCCTGCTGGCCGCCACTGAGGACCGTCTGCACCAGCCCTACCGGGCCGCGGCCATGTCCCGTTCCGCCGCCCTCGTCGCGCGGCTGCGGGCCGACGGCGTCGCCGCGGTGATCTCCGGTGCGGGTCCCACCGTGCTTGCGCTGAGCGACCAGGCCGACGCGGCCCGGGTCGCGGGCCTGTCCGTGCGCGGATTCTCCGTGCGCGTCTTGGGAATCGACCGGCTGGGAGCACGGGTGCTGCGGATGCGTTCGGTGCCCCGATAG